A genomic region of Eucalyptus grandis isolate ANBG69807.140 chromosome 5, ASM1654582v1, whole genome shotgun sequence contains the following coding sequences:
- the LOC104446707 gene encoding disease resistance protein RUN1 → MASSSKSKTIYDVFLSFRGTDLRNNFVSHLYQALHRNGIYTFRDSEELKKGDQILMLMKAIEESCIAVIVFSDDYTSSTWCLKELSKIMECKEQKGLTVLPVFYKVDPKEVRGGRESYRRALAKHESKSEKDSKKVKRWKKALFDAGNLSGWHLNDGDESELIQRIVTEISTHLDQKPLHVAKHLVGLASRVVKLKSMLNLQSNDDVLMVGLWGKGGIGKTTLFKAVYNDIFRQFGNSCFLANVREASKDCKDLVTLQEKLLSEILSLKEGLVVSSVDRGINLVQDRLRHKKVLLILDDVDDLRQLYALAGEQKWFGNGSRIIVTTRNKHLLTSHGIDLDHVYEVKELDDGAACELLRKHSFLTQQKLKIRTDLMDSVLHHAKDLPLALEVLGSFLRGRTEHAWESMLNKLSRIPDKTINDVLKISYDGLEENEREVFLHIACFFKGWDSEYTKKVLDSCDFEVAIGLEILIEMSLISIEHNILQVHDLIQLMGTDIVNQECRDDPGKRSRLWLYEDVLGVLSCDMGDCAVKAIVLEQSKPTEMCIHPDAFTKMRRLRLLILRNVHDPFQDPIYLPNALRWFEWPGCARQISEFSSGPKKLVGLHMSKLPNRLEVSIYLYRPSCFYFICMCICLSYLLVV, encoded by the exons ATGGCTTCTTCATCAAAATCTAAAACGATTTATGATgtcttcttgagtttcagaggtaCAGACCTGCGTAACAACTTCGTTAGTCATCTCTATCAAGCTTTACACCGGAATGGAATATACACTTTCCGGGATAGCGAGGAATTGAAAAAGGGAGACCAAATATTGATGCTTATGAAGGCCATCGAAGAATCATGCATTGCAGTCATCGTTTTTTCGGATGACTACACTTCCTCAACATGGTGCTTGAAAGAGTTGTCAAAGATtatggagtgcaaggagcaaAAGGGCCTTACCGTTCTACCGGTGTTTTATAAAGTGGACCCAAAAGAAGTGAGAGGGGGCAGAGAGAGTTATCGGAGAGCTTTGGCTAAGCACGAGTCCAAATCTGAGAAGGAttcaaagaaagtgaagagatggaagaaagcTCTTTTCGATGCCGGTAACTTATCAGGGTGGCATTTGAATGATGG AGATGAGTCGGAGCTTATACAAAGAATTGTGACGGAAATCTCCACTCACCTGGACCAAAAACCTTTACATGTTGCCAAGCATCTTGTTGGGTTAGCTTCTCGAGTGGTTAAGCTAAAATCGATGTTGAACCTTCAGTCTAATGATGATGTTCTCATGGTGGGATTATGGGGCAAGGGAGGCATAGGAAAGACGACTTTATTTAAAGCCGTTTATAATGATATTTTCAGACAATTTGGGAATTCATGTTTTTTGGCGAATGTTCGAGAAGCTTCAAAAGATTGCAAGGATTTGGTtactttgcaagaaaaattactaTCCGAGATATTATCACTGAAAGAAGGATTAGTAGTGTCAAGTGTCGATAGAGGTATTAATCTAGTACAAGATAGACTTCGTCACAAAAAAGTTCTCCTTATATTAGATGATGTGGATGACCTACGCCAGTTATATGCTTTAGCAGGAGAACAAAAGTGGTTTGGTAATGGGAGTAGGATCATTGTTACTACAAGAAATAAACATTTGCTAACTAGTCACGGGATAGATCTAGATCATGTGTATGAAGTTAAAGAACTAGATGATGGTGCAGCTTGTGAGCTACTTAGAAAGCATTCTTTTTTGacacaacaaaaattaaaaatcaggaCAGATCTAATGGATAGTGTTCTACATCATGCTAAAGAccttcctttagcacttgagGTGTTGGGCTCTTTCTTACGTGGTAGAACAGAGCATGCATGGGAAAGTATGCTAAATAAGCTTTCTAGAATTCCTGACAAAACCATTAATGATGTGCTCAAAATAAGTTATGATGGACTagaggaaaatgagagagaggttTTTCTCCacattgcttgcttctttaaAGGATGGGATAGTGAGTATACAAAGAAAGTTCTCGATAGTTGCGATTTTGAGGTAGCAATAGGATTAGAAATTCTCATTGAGATGTCCTTGATAAGCATTGAGCATAACATCCTACAAGTGCAtgatttgattcaattgatggGTACGGATATTGTGAACCAAGAATGCCGCGATGATCCAGGGAAACGCAGTAGACTATGGCTGTATGAAGATGTTCTTGGTGTTCTATCATGTGACATG ggagaTTGTGCTGTAAAAGCCATAGTGTTGGAACAATCTAAGCCAACAGAGATGTGCATCCATCCTGATGCTTTTACAAAAATGAGAAGGTTGAGATTGCTCATCTTGCGCAATGTGCATGATCCTTTCCAAGATCCTATATACCTTCCTAATGCGCTTAGATGGTTTGAATGGCCCGGATGTGCTCGCCAGATTTCAGAATTTTCCTCGGGTCCTAAGAAATTAGTGGGACTTCATATGAGCAAATTGCCAAATCGGCTTGAGGTGAGCATTTATTTATATAGACCTTCTTGTTTCTACTTCATTTGTATGTGTATATGCTTGTCATATTTACTAGTAGTCTAG